The genomic window TACGGATTAGAAGCTTTCCTTGCCAGCATTTTCCAGTAGGCGGCGGGGCTCCCGGTCACCGACTCCAAAGAAGAAGCCAATTCCGCCGTAATGGGCGCCTCCCCCGCAATCAATTTTTCCAGAAGGTCTTCCGAAACGCCAAGACGGCGGGCAAATTCCGCCTTGTCCATCTTGAGCCATTCCATGCCCTCGATAATCGCCTGACCCGGAGTGGGAACGCCATGTCTTGAGCCCATATTCTCTTAGCCTCAGAAATCTTTTCTAGGAATCAATATAAAAAATGGCGTGACCAGAAATAAACGTCAAGAACAAATCCGCTTGAGTCCTTCCGCAAAAACGGACGGTTCCTGCAGCAGGC from Fibrobacter sp. includes these protein-coding regions:
- a CDS encoding XRE family transcriptional regulator — protein: MGSRHGVPTPGQAIIEGMEWLKMDKAEFARRLGVSEDLLEKLIAGEAPITAELASSLESVTGSPAAYWKMLARKASNP